A region of Thiobacter sp. AK1 DNA encodes the following proteins:
- the fabF gene encoding beta-ketoacyl-ACP synthase II has product MSRRRVVVTGLGIVSPVGNTVDEAWANILAGKSGITRITKFDASAFASQIAGEVKGFDVTQYLSAKEARRMDTFIHYGMAASIQALRDAGIDPKPTDAERFGVIVGSGIGGLPMIEATHGEYLANGPRRISPFFIPATIINMISGNLSILYGFQGPNLAIVTACTTATHCIGEAARLIRYGDADVMVAGGAEATVSPLAIGGFASAKALSTRNDDPATASRPWDVGRDGFVLGEGAGVLVLEEYQRALARGARIYCEIAGFGMGADAHHMTAPCEDGAGAARCMRNALRDAGITPEEVDYINAHGTSTPLGDKAETLGVKVALGDHAKRIVMSSTKSMTGHLLGAAGGVEAVFTALAVRDQVAPPTINLFQQDPDCDLDYAPNAARKMKIDVALSNSFGFGGTNGTLVFRRL; this is encoded by the coding sequence TTGTCCAGACGCAGAGTAGTCGTAACCGGCCTGGGCATCGTCAGCCCGGTAGGCAACACCGTGGACGAGGCCTGGGCCAATATTCTGGCCGGCAAGTCCGGCATCACCCGTATCACCAAGTTCGATGCCTCGGCCTTCGCTTCCCAGATCGCGGGTGAGGTGAAGGGCTTCGACGTCACGCAGTACCTATCCGCCAAGGAGGCCCGGCGTATGGATACCTTCATCCATTACGGCATGGCGGCCAGCATCCAGGCGCTGCGCGACGCGGGCATCGACCCCAAACCCACCGATGCGGAGCGTTTCGGGGTCATCGTCGGTTCCGGGATCGGTGGCCTGCCCATGATCGAGGCCACGCACGGCGAATATCTGGCCAACGGCCCGCGGCGCATTTCGCCGTTTTTTATTCCCGCCACCATCATCAACATGATTTCGGGCAACCTGTCCATCCTGTACGGTTTCCAGGGTCCCAACCTCGCCATCGTCACCGCTTGCACCACGGCCACCCACTGCATCGGCGAGGCGGCGCGCCTCATCCGCTACGGCGATGCCGACGTGATGGTCGCGGGTGGCGCGGAAGCCACGGTGAGCCCCCTGGCCATCGGCGGCTTCGCCTCGGCCAAGGCCTTGTCCACCCGTAACGACGACCCGGCCACCGCCAGCCGACCGTGGGATGTGGGGCGCGATGGCTTCGTGCTGGGCGAGGGGGCCGGTGTGCTGGTGCTGGAGGAGTACCAGCGGGCGCTTGCGCGGGGCGCCAGGATCTACTGCGAGATCGCCGGCTTTGGCATGGGCGCGGATGCCCACCACATGACCGCGCCCTGCGAGGATGGTGCCGGTGCGGCCCGTTGCATGCGCAACGCCCTGCGGGATGCGGGTATTACCCCGGAAGAGGTGGACTACATCAACGCCCACGGCACTTCCACCCCTCTGGGCGACAAGGCCGAGACCCTCGGCGTGAAAGTGGCCTTGGGCGATCATGCGAAGCGCATCGTGATGAGCTCCACCAAGTCCATGACCGGCCACCTGCTGGGTGCCGCGGGCGGCGTGGAGGCGGTGTTCACCGCCCTGGCCGTGCGCGATCAAGTCGCCCCGCCCACCATCAATCTGTTCCAGCAGGACCCGGACTGCGATCTCGATTACGCGCCCAACGCCGCGCGCAAGATGAAGATCGATGTGGCCCTGTCCAATTCCTTCGGTTTTGGCGGCACCAACGGCACCCTGGTCTTCCGCCGGCTCTGA
- a CDS encoding aminodeoxychorismate synthase component I, with translation MIAVPLPAIPDLVALHATRPAHYPYLLHTGGGYAGWDILFAHPRVTHVFAAHESGVLDALRATWYAEGGVANPPNHLPFTGGWFVYLGYEVLEEIEPRVSPRSGCSAFPKAVLSRVPAALLVDQANVQAWLVAETQEAREAIEADLAAPVAWQPRALAAQWVAEEEPEIFLKGVGRILRYIREGDVFQVNLARRWWAALNGNTGPADLFAALARHNPAPFAGSAVFGSQAIVSSSPERLVRVRDGLVETRPIAGTRPRAADPQADLALRRELLATVKERAEHIMLVDLERNDLGRVCVPGSVEVPALLELTSYAHVHHLESTVRGRLRPGVDPVAVVRALFPGGTITGCPKVRCMQIIRELENAPRQAYTGSMGYLNRDGSLDLNILIRSFMVRGAELEFWAGAGIVADSIPERELAETRAKARGLLRALSPPKAP, from the coding sequence GTGATCGCCGTCCCCTTGCCGGCCATACCGGATCTGGTGGCGCTGCATGCCACCCGGCCGGCGCACTATCCCTATCTGTTACACACCGGGGGCGGTTACGCTGGCTGGGATATCTTGTTCGCCCATCCCCGCGTCACTCATGTCTTCGCCGCCCACGAAAGCGGGGTACTCGATGCCCTGCGTGCCACCTGGTACGCCGAGGGGGGCGTGGCGAACCCACCCAACCATTTGCCATTTACGGGCGGCTGGTTCGTCTATTTGGGTTATGAGGTGCTAGAGGAGATCGAGCCGCGTGTGTCGCCCCGGTCCGGCTGCTCAGCCTTTCCCAAAGCGGTGCTAAGCCGAGTGCCTGCCGCCTTGCTGGTGGACCAAGCCAACGTCCAGGCCTGGCTCGTGGCGGAAACGCAAGAAGCCCGCGAGGCGATCGAAGCCGATCTCGCCGCTCCCGTTGCCTGGCAGCCGAGGGCGTTGGCGGCGCAATGGGTGGCGGAAGAAGAGCCGGAGATTTTTTTAAAGGGGGTGGGGCGCATCCTCCGTTACATCCGCGAAGGCGACGTATTCCAGGTCAACCTGGCGCGCCGCTGGTGGGCCGCGCTAAATGGCAACACGGGGCCGGCGGATCTGTTCGCGGCGCTGGCCCGGCACAATCCCGCGCCCTTTGCGGGCAGTGCGGTGTTCGGCAGCCAAGCCATCGTCAGCTCCTCGCCCGAACGGCTGGTGCGAGTGCGCGACGGTCTAGTCGAGACGCGCCCCATCGCGGGCACGCGCCCGCGTGCCGCCGACCCGCAGGCCGATCTGGCCCTGCGACGGGAACTTTTGGCCACCGTCAAGGAACGCGCGGAACACATCATGCTGGTGGATTTGGAGCGCAACGATCTAGGGCGCGTGTGCGTGCCGGGCAGCGTGGAAGTACCTGCGCTGCTGGAGCTCACCAGCTACGCCCACGTCCACCATCTGGAATCCACGGTGCGCGGGCGGCTGCGCCCGGGGGTGGATCCGGTCGCGGTGGTCCGGGCGCTGTTTCCCGGCGGGACCATCACCGGCTGCCCCAAGGTGCGGTGCATGCAAATCATCCGCGAACTGGAAAACGCGCCGCGTCAGGCCTACACCGGGAGCATGGGTTACCTGAACCGGGACGGCAGCCTCGACCTCAACATCCTCATCCGCAGTTTCATGGTGCGGGGTGCAGAGCTGGAATTCTGGGCAGGCGCGGGCATCGTCGCCGATTCCATCCCGGAGCGAGAGCTCGCCGAGACCCGCGCCAAGGCTCGGGGCCTGCTGCGCGCCCTTTCCCCCCCAAAGGCGCCATGA
- the pabC gene encoding aminodeoxychorismate lyase gives MTISQPLATMLVNGVAADTVAVLNRGLMYGDGVFRTLRVVGGRPRYWARHYRRLVADCSRLAITPPEEALLKEELDRLIRSAPDCVVKIVVTRGEGGRGYAPPREAHPTRILLKTALPTYPPHYWETGVRLHLCRLRLAHQPRLAGIKHLNRLENVLARAEWSDPDVPEGLLLDVEGNVIEGTMTNLFMRQGARLITSDLSRCGVAGVTRECILEVAPHLGLTSEERSFGLAELFAADEVLVCNSLIGLWPVRALEGRQWQPGSLVARLSQSLESLDA, from the coding sequence ATGACCATAAGCCAACCTCTGGCCACAATGCTGGTCAACGGTGTCGCCGCCGACACGGTGGCGGTGCTCAACCGCGGGCTGATGTACGGCGATGGCGTCTTCCGCACCCTGCGCGTTGTGGGCGGCCGCCCCCGTTACTGGGCGCGCCATTACCGGCGGCTCGTCGCCGACTGCTCACGGCTTGCCATCACGCCACCTGAGGAGGCATTGCTTAAGGAGGAACTCGACCGGCTCATCCGGAGCGCGCCGGATTGCGTGGTCAAGATCGTGGTGACCCGGGGCGAAGGGGGCAGGGGCTATGCCCCACCGCGCGAGGCCCACCCCACCCGCATCCTGCTAAAGACCGCCTTGCCCACCTACCCGCCGCATTATTGGGAAACCGGGGTGCGTTTGCACCTGTGCCGCCTGCGGCTTGCGCACCAGCCGCGGTTGGCGGGAATAAAGCACCTCAACCGCTTGGAAAACGTGCTGGCACGAGCGGAATGGTCGGACCCCGACGTCCCGGAAGGCTTGTTGCTGGATGTCGAGGGCAACGTAATCGAGGGCACCATGACCAATCTCTTCATGCGGCAGGGTGCGCGGCTCATCACATCCGACCTGAGCCGCTGCGGCGTGGCGGGGGTGACGCGGGAGTGTATCCTGGAAGTCGCGCCGCATCTGGGGTTGACCAGCGAGGAGCGCAGTTTTGGGCTTGCCGAGCTGTTCGCCGCCGACGAGGTACTGGTGTGCAACAGCCTGATCGGCCTGTGGCCGGTGCGGGCCTTGGAAGGACGCCAGTGGCAGCCTGGGAGCTTGGTCGCGAGACTCTCCCAGAGCCTGGAGTCGCTCGATGCTTAG
- the mltG gene encoding endolytic transglycosylase MltG — translation MLRRLLMLPLVVVLLAAGWLAWFALAPLALPQVPFAFEVLPGSSVKTVARNLSAAGLLREPWSLVMLVRLTGKAGEVKAGNYLLEQPPTGLELYRMLTRGEVRPSEIRFIEGWTFRQLRQALDAHPALRHETTGLSDAEVLSRLAIDAPHPEGLFFPDTYYFGAGVSDLSILRRAHAVLEMHLSREWERRDPGLPYRTPYEALIMASIIEKETGAAAERPLVAGVFVNRLRLGMRLQTDPTVIYGLGERFDGNLRRGHLQDDGPYNTYMRAGLPPTPICSPGLEAIRAALHPAPTRALYFVSRGDGTHAFSATLEDHNRAVARYQLR, via the coding sequence ATGCTTAGACGTCTGCTGATGCTTCCTCTGGTGGTGGTCTTACTGGCAGCGGGCTGGCTGGCCTGGTTTGCGCTCGCGCCGCTTGCCCTGCCGCAGGTGCCCTTCGCTTTCGAGGTCCTACCAGGCAGCAGCGTGAAGACCGTAGCGCGCAACCTCAGTGCCGCTGGCCTGTTACGCGAGCCCTGGAGCCTGGTGATGCTAGTACGTCTCACGGGCAAGGCAGGGGAGGTGAAGGCGGGCAATTATTTGCTCGAACAACCCCCTACCGGGCTGGAACTCTACCGCATGCTCACCCGCGGCGAAGTACGGCCCAGCGAGATCCGTTTCATCGAAGGCTGGACTTTTCGCCAGTTGCGGCAGGCGCTGGATGCCCATCCCGCCCTGCGCCACGAGACCACGGGTTTGAGTGACGCAGAAGTGCTGAGTAGGCTGGCGATTGACGCACCCCATCCGGAAGGCCTGTTTTTCCCCGATACCTACTATTTCGGCGCGGGCGTGAGCGACCTCTCCATTTTGCGGCGGGCGCACGCAGTGCTGGAAATGCACCTTTCCCGGGAGTGGGAGCGGCGCGATCCCGGGCTGCCATATAGAACGCCCTACGAGGCCTTGATCATGGCCTCCATCATCGAGAAAGAAACCGGGGCCGCTGCCGAGCGTCCACTGGTTGCCGGCGTATTCGTCAACCGGCTGCGGCTAGGCATGCGTCTGCAGACCGATCCAACCGTGATCTACGGGCTTGGCGAACGTTTCGACGGCAACTTGCGGCGTGGCCATCTGCAAGACGATGGCCCGTACAATACCTACATGCGCGCGGGATTGCCGCCGACCCCCATCTGTTCACCGGGCCTGGAGGCCATTCGGGCCGCCCTGCATCCCGCCCCTACCCGAGCGCTCTATTTCGTCAGCCGGGGTGATGGTACCCATGCCTTTTCCGCCACCCTGGAAGACCACAACCGGGCCGTTGCCCGTTACCAACTGAGGTGA
- the tmk gene encoding dTMP kinase: protein MPGKFITLEGLDGAGKSTHLAWIADWLRVRGHQVVVTREPGGTPLGEMLRDLLLSQPMHRETETLLMFAARREHIDKVILPAMEKGHWVVCDRFTDATFAYQGGGRGIPLAKLEVLEQWVQDGLEPDLTLLFDVSPEVSEARLALNPTRDRFEQEKRDFFARVREAYLVRAQAHPQRIRVVDSSRAIAAIRAELETILKELA from the coding sequence ATGCCGGGAAAATTCATCACGCTGGAAGGACTAGACGGCGCGGGCAAGAGCACCCACCTGGCCTGGATTGCCGACTGGCTGCGGGTGCGCGGCCACCAGGTGGTGGTCACCCGCGAGCCGGGTGGCACACCCCTAGGGGAAATGCTGCGCGACTTGCTCCTCTCCCAACCCATGCACCGGGAAACCGAGACGCTGCTCATGTTCGCAGCACGCCGGGAACACATCGACAAGGTGATCCTGCCCGCCATGGAAAAAGGACACTGGGTGGTCTGCGACCGCTTCACCGATGCCACCTTCGCCTACCAAGGTGGCGGCCGCGGCATTCCCTTGGCCAAACTCGAGGTCCTGGAGCAATGGGTGCAGGACGGACTGGAGCCCGATCTCACCTTGTTGTTCGACGTCTCGCCGGAAGTCAGCGAGGCGAGGCTGGCGCTCAACCCCACCCGTGACCGCTTCGAACAGGAGAAGCGCGATTTTTTTGCCCGGGTGCGCGAGGCCTACCTGGTGCGCGCACAGGCCCATCCGCAGCGCATCCGGGTCGTGGACAGCAGCCGCGCCATCGCCGCTATTCGGGCCGAGCTGGAGACGATTCTTAAGGAACTGGCCTGA
- the holB gene encoding DNA polymerase III subunit delta' codes for MPVYPWQTEVWQRLTGARQRLPHALLLQGRRGIGKRDFALALANWLLCQAPTPHGPCRHCRACHLLAVGNHADLRLIEPLEGEEEGRAVRQIAIAQVRELEDFVGLSTHQEGARVIVIHPAEAMNPAAANALLKTLEEPAENTVFLLVSHKPRQLLPTVVSRCRTVAMPLPDEEMARAWLESQGVIDARLCLALAGGAPLEALRYADGEYLAARGVFLAALGEPAKLDWLKLAEQGARQDLASQIDWLQKWLYDLVAVRLARRVRYNPDFAPRLRELGAGVKVEALLRFVRELEGVRRHLDHPLNPQLLLETVFLAYQRAVMTQNG; via the coding sequence ATGCCCGTGTATCCCTGGCAGACCGAGGTATGGCAGCGCCTCACTGGGGCAAGGCAGCGGCTTCCCCATGCGCTGTTACTCCAGGGCCGGCGCGGCATCGGCAAGCGCGACTTTGCCTTGGCCCTGGCCAATTGGCTCCTGTGCCAGGCGCCGACTCCCCATGGCCCCTGCAGGCACTGCCGCGCCTGTCATCTCCTCGCGGTGGGCAATCATGCGGACTTGCGTCTCATCGAACCCCTGGAGGGGGAGGAGGAGGGCAGAGCGGTGCGCCAGATCGCTATTGCGCAGGTGCGCGAGCTGGAGGATTTCGTAGGGCTTTCCACCCACCAAGAGGGCGCGCGGGTAATCGTGATTCATCCCGCGGAAGCCATGAACCCCGCGGCGGCCAACGCGCTCCTCAAGACTTTGGAGGAACCGGCCGAAAATACGGTATTCCTGCTGGTAAGCCATAAGCCTCGGCAGCTCCTTCCCACCGTGGTGAGCCGCTGCCGCACGGTGGCCATGCCGCTACCAGATGAGGAGATGGCGCGCGCGTGGTTGGAAAGCCAGGGCGTGATCGATGCCCGACTGTGTCTGGCCCTTGCCGGCGGGGCACCGCTGGAGGCGCTGCGCTACGCCGATGGCGAGTATCTGGCGGCACGTGGGGTGTTCCTGGCCGCGCTAGGCGAGCCGGCGAAGCTCGATTGGCTGAAACTCGCGGAGCAGGGCGCGCGCCAGGACCTCGCCAGCCAAATCGACTGGCTGCAAAAATGGCTGTACGATCTGGTCGCGGTGCGCTTGGCTCGGCGCGTGCGCTACAACCCCGATTTCGCGCCGCGCTTGCGGGAACTGGGAGCAGGCGTTAAGGTTGAGGCCCTGCTGCGTTTCGTGCGTGAGCTGGAGGGGGTGCGCCGGCATCTTGACCATCCCCTCAACCCGCAGCTTTTGTTGGAAACGGTCTTCTTGGCGTACCAACGGGCGGTGATGACACAAAATGGCTGA
- a CDS encoding PilZ domain-containing protein has product MADVPNKPAGGARPGVLSLSIKEKSALYAAYMPFLKHGGIFIPTTKPYRLGDEVFMLLALMNDPSKIPVAGRVVWITPAGAQGGKAQGIGVEFAANESGTAARNKIEGLLGGSLKSSRPTHTM; this is encoded by the coding sequence ATGGCTGATGTCCCGAACAAACCCGCTGGCGGGGCGCGTCCTGGCGTGCTCTCCTTGAGCATCAAGGAAAAATCCGCGCTCTACGCGGCCTACATGCCTTTTCTTAAGCACGGTGGCATTTTCATCCCCACCACCAAGCCCTACCGGCTCGGCGATGAAGTGTTCATGCTGCTCGCCCTGATGAACGATCCCAGCAAGATTCCCGTGGCCGGTCGCGTGGTGTGGATCACTCCCGCCGGCGCCCAGGGAGGCAAGGCCCAAGGCATCGGCGTGGAATTCGCCGCCAACGAAAGCGGTACCGCCGCCCGTAACAAGATCGAGGGGCTCCTGGGCGGCTCCCTCAAGTCGAGCCGCCCGACCCATACCATGTGA
- a CDS encoding TatD family hydrolase, with the protein MFVDSHCHLDFPELAAQTEQVLARMAANDVTHALCVGVDLPNFPRVRALAEAHPNLFASVGVHPDYTDTPEPSVAELVALADHPRVVAIGETGLDYFRLEGNLEWQRARFRTHIRAAREASKPLIIHSREASADTLRVLREERADEVGGVMHCFTETWEVAEAAMELGFYISFSGIVTFKNASALKEVARRVPLDRMLIETDSPYLAPVPLRGKTNEPAYVRHVAEEIARLKAIDVAEVGRATSQNFFKLFLQSLVTQ; encoded by the coding sequence ATGTTCGTCGATTCCCATTGCCATCTGGATTTTCCCGAGCTCGCAGCGCAAACCGAGCAGGTGCTAGCCCGCATGGCGGCCAATGACGTCACCCATGCTCTGTGCGTCGGCGTGGACCTACCCAACTTTCCCAGGGTGCGTGCGCTGGCCGAAGCCCACCCCAATCTCTTCGCGTCCGTAGGCGTGCACCCGGACTATACGGACACCCCTGAACCCAGTGTGGCCGAGCTGGTGGCTTTGGCGGATCACCCGCGGGTGGTGGCGATCGGCGAGACGGGGCTCGATTATTTCCGGCTTGAAGGCAATTTGGAATGGCAACGGGCGCGGTTCCGCACCCACATCCGCGCCGCGCGCGAGGCCAGCAAGCCGCTCATCATCCATAGCCGCGAAGCTTCGGCGGACACCCTGCGCGTGCTGCGCGAGGAGAGGGCGGACGAGGTGGGCGGCGTGATGCACTGCTTCACCGAAACCTGGGAGGTGGCCGAGGCAGCGATGGAGCTGGGTTTTTACATTTCCTTCTCCGGCATCGTCACCTTCAAAAACGCCAGCGCCCTCAAGGAAGTGGCCCGGCGGGTGCCTCTGGATCGCATGCTGATCGAGACGGATTCTCCCTACCTCGCGCCCGTACCCCTTCGGGGCAAGACCAACGAACCGGCCTATGTGCGCCACGTAGCCGAGGAAATCGCCCGCCTGAAGGCCATCGACGTGGCCGAGGTGGGGCGCGCCACTTCTCAAAACTTTTTTAAGTTATTTCTCCAATCACTTGTCACTCAATAG
- a CDS encoding ankyrin repeat domain-containing protein, producing MSFLPPAWGGDIVDDIRQAIQIDDAAEVETQLGRGADVNLADEQGNTLLLLAVREESPASVSLLLAAGARVNQANAVGDTPLHLAAWNGNVPILRMLLDRGASVAANARGWTPLMYAAYAGHEAAVDLLLEAASPVDAATRAGLTALMLAAMKGHEGIVRRLLAAGADPAQRSRDGKTARDLARENGNTDVAEILAAAAARGANDRADGSHEPPAPNIVP from the coding sequence GTGAGCTTCCTTCCGCCGGCCTGGGGAGGCGACATCGTTGATGACATCCGTCAGGCCATCCAGATCGACGATGCTGCCGAGGTGGAAACGCAGCTTGGCCGCGGTGCCGACGTGAACCTTGCCGACGAACAAGGCAACACCCTGCTTCTGCTGGCCGTGCGGGAGGAGAGCCCAGCGTCCGTCTCGCTGCTGCTTGCCGCTGGGGCGCGCGTCAACCAGGCCAATGCGGTGGGCGATACGCCTTTGCACCTGGCCGCCTGGAATGGGAACGTGCCCATTCTGCGCATGCTGCTGGACCGGGGTGCCTCGGTGGCGGCCAATGCTCGCGGCTGGACGCCGCTCATGTATGCAGCCTACGCCGGTCACGAGGCCGCGGTGGACTTGCTTCTGGAGGCGGCATCACCTGTGGATGCTGCTACGCGCGCCGGTCTCACCGCGCTCATGTTGGCCGCCATGAAGGGCCACGAGGGTATCGTGCGGCGGCTGCTCGCCGCTGGCGCCGATCCGGCCCAGCGATCGCGCGACGGCAAGACCGCGCGCGACTTGGCGCGGGAAAATGGCAACACGGACGTGGCAGAGATCCTCGCGGCCGCGGCAGCTCGGGGCGCTAACGATCGTGCCGATGGCTCGCATGAGCCGCCAGCCCCCAACATCGTTCCGTGA
- the pgsA gene encoding CDP-diacylglycerol--glycerol-3-phosphate 3-phosphatidyltransferase: MPLTLPNFLTWLRIVLIPVFVLLFYLPAGWLDSHLLNLGAAAFFAAAAVTDWLDGYLARALNQTSPFGAFLDPVADKLMVAAALIVLLELGRVQGFIALIIIGREIAISALREWMAGAGQGKNVAVALIGKIKTASQMVAILLLLYHEPVMGLPVREIGTWLIYLAAVLTIASMVYYLVQALRPANVGR, from the coding sequence ATGCCACTTACCCTGCCCAATTTCCTCACCTGGCTGCGCATCGTACTCATCCCCGTATTTGTTCTGTTGTTTTATCTACCGGCGGGGTGGCTTGACAGCCATCTACTCAACCTTGGCGCGGCGGCCTTTTTCGCGGCCGCCGCGGTTACCGACTGGCTGGACGGCTATTTGGCGCGCGCCCTCAACCAGACCTCGCCCTTCGGTGCCTTCCTGGATCCGGTAGCGGACAAGCTGATGGTCGCTGCCGCCCTCATCGTGCTGCTGGAGCTGGGACGAGTGCAGGGCTTCATCGCCCTCATCATCATCGGAAGGGAAATCGCCATTTCCGCCCTGCGCGAATGGATGGCCGGAGCAGGGCAGGGCAAGAACGTGGCAGTGGCCCTGATTGGCAAAATCAAAACCGCATCGCAAATGGTGGCCATCCTGCTACTGCTTTATCACGAGCCCGTAATGGGCCTGCCGGTGCGAGAAATCGGTACCTGGCTCATCTACCTGGCGGCAGTACTCACCATCGCCTCCATGGTGTACTACCTCGTGCAGGCACTGCGCCCGGCAAACGTCGGGCGTTAG
- the uvrC gene encoding excinuclease ABC subunit UvrC — MFDPTECLAGLPHLPGVYRMLGVGGEVLYVGKARDLKKRVSSYFQKTQLSPRIQLMLTQVASIEVTVTRSEAEALLLENNLIKGLAPKYNILFRDDKSYPSVVLTGHAFPRLALHRGPQRKGDRYFGPYPSAHAVRESLQLLQKVFRLRTCEDGVFSHRSRPCLLYQIKRCSGPCVGAISKADYARDVERASEFLLGREQQLLSELERLMLAASETQAYEEAAFYRDLIQKLRTVQERQFVESGRRLDADVVAVAAEGGVVCVNLTMIRAGRHLGDKSFFPQNAAGHAPSQIIEAFLAQHYAEQAAPPLILVNEAFESDVLAELLTSQAGRRVQIVSRPAGERRVWLEMAAKNAQLAIHQRLSQQTAQQERLAALREVLELPDSVHRIECFDISHTLGEATVAACVVYDALALKPSEYRRFNIGQAAAGDDYAAMREALTRRYRRLTAGEGKLPDLLLIDGGKGQVGVAREVLADLGVNDVEVVGVAKGPQRKPGLEILVFADQRKPLQLRADHPGLHLIQQIRDEAHRFAITGHRARRGKARIQSLLDGIPGVGPKRRQMLLTRFGGVKGVRNASIDELAKVEGISRALAEKIYAELH; from the coding sequence ATGTTCGATCCCACGGAATGCTTGGCTGGACTACCCCATCTGCCTGGCGTTTACCGCATGCTGGGCGTCGGTGGGGAAGTGCTCTACGTGGGCAAGGCGCGCGACCTCAAGAAACGCGTCTCGTCTTATTTCCAGAAAACCCAGCTCTCGCCCCGCATCCAGCTCATGCTGACTCAGGTGGCCAGCATCGAGGTCACGGTCACCCGATCCGAGGCCGAGGCGCTGCTACTGGAAAACAACCTGATCAAGGGTCTTGCGCCCAAGTACAACATCCTGTTCCGGGACGACAAATCTTATCCTAGCGTCGTCCTAACCGGTCATGCTTTTCCCCGCCTCGCCTTGCATCGCGGTCCGCAGAGAAAAGGCGATCGCTACTTTGGTCCCTATCCCAGCGCGCACGCGGTACGCGAGAGCTTGCAGCTTTTGCAGAAAGTGTTCCGCCTGCGCACCTGCGAGGACGGGGTCTTTAGCCATCGTTCCCGGCCCTGTCTGCTCTACCAGATCAAACGTTGCAGTGGACCGTGCGTCGGCGCGATATCAAAGGCCGATTATGCCCGCGACGTGGAACGTGCCAGCGAGTTCCTCCTGGGGCGCGAGCAGCAGCTGTTGAGCGAGCTGGAACGGTTGATGCTCGCCGCCTCCGAGACCCAGGCCTACGAGGAGGCCGCGTTCTACCGCGATCTGATTCAGAAACTCAGAACCGTCCAGGAACGCCAGTTCGTGGAGAGCGGTCGCCGGCTGGACGCGGACGTGGTGGCCGTGGCCGCCGAGGGCGGTGTGGTGTGCGTGAATCTGACCATGATCCGCGCAGGGCGTCATCTGGGCGACAAGAGCTTCTTCCCCCAGAACGCGGCGGGCCACGCGCCGAGCCAGATAATCGAGGCTTTCCTCGCCCAGCATTATGCGGAGCAGGCCGCACCGCCCCTGATCCTGGTAAACGAGGCCTTCGAGAGCGACGTCCTCGCGGAGCTTCTTACCAGCCAAGCGGGCCGACGGGTGCAGATCGTATCCCGGCCCGCCGGCGAGCGGCGGGTGTGGCTGGAGATGGCGGCTAAGAATGCCCAGTTGGCGATCCATCAGCGCCTGTCGCAGCAGACTGCCCAGCAGGAACGGCTAGCCGCCCTACGGGAAGTGCTGGAGTTGCCCGACAGCGTCCATCGCATTGAATGTTTCGACATTTCCCATACCCTGGGGGAAGCCACCGTCGCCGCCTGTGTCGTCTATGACGCGCTTGCCCTTAAGCCCTCGGAATACCGTCGTTTCAACATCGGGCAAGCGGCGGCCGGCGACGACTACGCTGCTATGCGTGAGGCACTCACCCGGCGCTACCGCCGGCTTACGGCAGGGGAGGGCAAGCTACCGGACCTCCTGCTCATCGACGGCGGCAAGGGGCAGGTCGGTGTGGCGCGCGAGGTGCTGGCAGATCTTGGCGTGAACGACGTGGAAGTCGTCGGCGTGGCCAAGGGCCCGCAACGCAAGCCGGGCCTGGAAATACTGGTTTTTGCCGACCAGCGAAAGCCGCTACAATTGCGTGCGGATCATCCCGGCCTCCATCTGATACAGCAAATCCGAGACGAAGCCCACCGTTTCGCCATCACCGGACACCGGGCGCGGCGTGGCAAGGCACGCATCCAGTCGCTGCTCGACGGGATTCCGGGCGTGGGACCGAAACGCAGGCAGATGCTGCTCACCCGCTTCGGCGGCGTGAAGGGGGTGCGTAACGCCAGCATCGATGAACTGGCCAAGGTGGAAGGCATCAGCCGCGCCCTGGCGGAAAAAATCTACGCCGAACTCCACTGA
- a CDS encoding tautomerase family protein: MPYVNIRLGGTLTREQKRKIAEEITDTLERIAHKPKSYTYIAFDELPHEQWAIGGKLLDDDE, from the coding sequence ATGCCCTACGTAAACATCCGCCTCGGCGGCACCCTGACGCGGGAGCAAAAGCGCAAAATCGCCGAGGAAATCACGGACACCCTTGAACGCATTGCCCACAAACCCAAGTCTTATACCTACATCGCCTTTGACGAGCTGCCGCACGAACAATGGGCCATCGGTGGCAAGCTCCTCGACGACGATGAGTAA